A single region of the Labeo rohita strain BAU-BD-2019 chromosome 3, IGBB_LRoh.1.0, whole genome shotgun sequence genome encodes:
- the prr15la gene encoding proline-rich protein 15-like protein A isoform X2 has product MMECQNETGEATQKAMTSDLVVMPASRRADFTEADAHSSLCSALQLPKLWSHGENSSRTGREETEPSGPVPDSAVSSNGQLLPRQQREEVPDVAAGGRSHAPVNLHLVARENEKDSQAGVEAEEKRQTETHRNPKKKKEGPRGQ; this is encoded by the exons ATGATGGAGTGTCAG AACGAAACGGGAGAAGCCACCCAGAAAGCGATGACCTCTGACCTTGTCGTAATGCCAGCCTCCAGGCGTGCTGACTTCACAGAAGCAGATGCACACAGCTCTCTCTGTTCTGCTCTTCAGCTGCCCAAGCTCTGGAGCCATGGGGAGAACAGCTCAAGGACAGGGAGAGAGGAGACCGAGCCCTCCGGGCCTGTTCCGGACTCCGCTGTCAGCTCCAATGGACAGCTGTTGCCCAG GCAGCAGAGGGAGGAGGTGCCTGATGTGGCTGCAGGAGGGAGGAGTCACGCACCTGTGAATCTACACCTGGTTGCCAGAGAGAACGAGAAGGACAGCCAAGCCGGAGTAGAGGCAGAAgagaagagacagacagaaactCATAGAaatcctaagaaaaaaaaagagggtcCTAGAGGGCAATGA
- the prr15la gene encoding proline-rich protein 15-like protein A isoform X1, protein MMECQQNETGEATQKAMTSDLVVMPASRRADFTEADAHSSLCSALQLPKLWSHGENSSRTGREETEPSGPVPDSAVSSNGQLLPRQQREEVPDVAAGGRSHAPVNLHLVARENEKDSQAGVEAEEKRQTETHRNPKKKKEGPRGQ, encoded by the exons ATGATGGAGTGTCAG CAGAACGAAACGGGAGAAGCCACCCAGAAAGCGATGACCTCTGACCTTGTCGTAATGCCAGCCTCCAGGCGTGCTGACTTCACAGAAGCAGATGCACACAGCTCTCTCTGTTCTGCTCTTCAGCTGCCCAAGCTCTGGAGCCATGGGGAGAACAGCTCAAGGACAGGGAGAGAGGAGACCGAGCCCTCCGGGCCTGTTCCGGACTCCGCTGTCAGCTCCAATGGACAGCTGTTGCCCAG GCAGCAGAGGGAGGAGGTGCCTGATGTGGCTGCAGGAGGGAGGAGTCACGCACCTGTGAATCTACACCTGGTTGCCAGAGAGAACGAGAAGGACAGCCAAGCCGGAGTAGAGGCAGAAgagaagagacagacagaaactCATAGAaatcctaagaaaaaaaaagagggtcCTAGAGGGCAATGA